In one window of Eubalaena glacialis isolate mEubGla1 chromosome 13, mEubGla1.1.hap2.+ XY, whole genome shotgun sequence DNA:
- the LOC133103475 gene encoding interferon regulatory factor 4-like isoform X1, giving the protein MAGDQWRRDEGRVPDSRRLMAGAGGPLRLREWLVAQIESGRYAGLRWEDAGKTLFRIPWKHAAKQGYQAQQDAALFRAWAIYKGKHLEGVDKEDPSTWKTRLRCALNKSADFCEVRSRSQLDISNPYKVYRLLSDGAHSPVTRGCAPCKEEGILHSQQVPPGEVTEPACKTEEQVGSRLVIEDKDKEQPPRLAQQDSLPPAALPPGPLADHRYQAQDPAHPWGPSPSEDFSNPDFWLHVRLFYGAELVREATARAADGCSLSPRAAAAAAELLLGPPPRVAQVRFPEPPPGARVLRRLLPHLERGVLLWVAPEGVFAKRLCQGRVYWRGPLAPHRARPNKLERERTCQLLDTRRFLADPTVSVPVELRAHLQDGRQEPEYQIRLCFGEEYPGPPDQPEERLIMAHVSHLPLQRRTTPSSLPERPLTAPSSPSSAPDLPYDPLIWKTLRVKCMWRGAVTPAHPPTKGVGKGEGWLIAPPPPRRWSQSSRGSSSYTRSSTARCLDGAFPAPHPRQRHSPADAAESALSGCFPLPYPLKQSPQGADPTPALPQLSQGSLGLASLIAQVG; this is encoded by the exons ATGGCCGGCGACCAATGGCGGAGGGACGAAGGGAGGGTCCCCGACAGCAGGCGACTCATGGCGGGGGCCGGGGGTCCTCTGCGCCTCCGCGAATGGCTGGTGGCGCAGATCGAGAGCGGGCGCTACGCCGGGCTGCGCTGGGAGGACGCGGGCAAGACCCTCTTCCGCATCCCCTGGAAGCACGCAGCCAAGCAAGGCTACCAGGCGCAGCAGGACGCGGCGCTCTTCAGG GCCTGGGCCATATACAAGGGCAAGCACCTAGAGGGCGTTGACAAGGAGGACCCCTCCACCTGGAAGACACGGCTCCGCTGTGCCCTCAACAAGAGCGCTGACTTCTGTGAGGTGCGCTCGCGCAGCCAGCTGGACATCTCCAACCCCTACAAGGTCTACCGGCTCCTGTCTGACGGTGCCCACAGCCCAG TTACCAGGGGTTGTGCTCCCTGTAAAGAGGAGGGCATTCTTCATAGCCAGCAGGTGCCCCCTGGAGAAGTGACAGAGCCGGCCTGCAAGACAGAAGAGCAG GTTGGCTCCAGATTAGTCATAGAGGATAAGGACAAGGAGCAGCCCCCCAGGCTGGCCCAGCAGGACTCCCTGCCACCAgctgccctgcccccaggcccTTTGGCTGACCACA gGTACCAGGCTCAGGATCCTGCTCACCCCTGGGGCCCCTCACCTTCTGAGGACTTCAGCAACCCCG ATTTTTGGCTGCACGTGCGACTCTTCTATGGCGCGGAGCTGGTGCGCGAAGCCACAGCGCGCGCGGCCGACGGCTGCAGCCTGAGTCCGCGCgcagccgccgctgccgccgaGCTCCTGCTGGGGCCGCCGCCGCGCGTCGCGCAGGTTCGTTTCCCGGAGCCACCGCCCGGCGCCCGCGTGCTGCGGCGCCTGCTGCCCCACCTGGAGCGCGGAGTGCTGCTCTGGGTGGCGCCCGAGGGCGTCTTCGCCAAGCGCCTGTGCCAGGGCCGTGTGTACTGGCGCGGCCCGCTCGCCCCGCACCGCGCGCGGCCCAACAAACTGGAGCGAGAGCGCACCTGCCAGCTCCTCGACACGCGCCGCTTCCTCGCGG ACCCCACAGTCTCGGTGCCCGTAGAACTGAGAGCCCACCTGCAGGATGGTCGCCAGGAGCCCGAGTACCAGATCCGGCTGTGCTTTGGCGAGGAGTACCCGGGGCCCCCGGACCAGCCTGAGGAGCGTCTCATTATGGCCCATGTGAGTCACCTCCCACTCCAGCGGAGAACCACACCCTCCAGCCTCCCTGAACGGCCTCTCACTGCGCCCTCCAGTCCCAGCTCCGCCCCGGACCTGCCTTACGACCCTCTGATCTGGAAGACCTTGCGTGTAAAATGCATGTGGAGAGGGGCTGTCACTCCCGCCCACCCCCCAACAAAGGGTGTGGGTAAAGGGGAAGGTTGGCTcattgccccacccccaccccgcaggTGGAGCCAGTCTTCGCGCGGGAGCTCCTCCTACACTCGAAGCTCCACGGCCAGGTGCCTCGATGGCGCGTTCCCAGCCCCGCATCCCCGACAGCGTCACTCACCTGCTGATGCAGCTGAGTCAGCCCTGAGCGGCTGTTTCCCCCTCCCGTACCCTCTAAAGCAGTCCCCACAGGGTGCAGATCCCactccagccctgccccagctGAGCCAGGGATCTTTAGGTCTCGCCTCACTCATCGCCCAGGTAGGTTGA
- the LOC133103475 gene encoding interferon regulatory factor 4-like isoform X2, with protein sequence MAGDQWRRDEGRVPDSRRLMAGAGGPLRLREWLVAQIESGRYAGLRWEDAGKTLFRIPWKHAAKQGYQAQQDAALFRAWAIYKGKHLEGVDKEDPSTWKTRLRCALNKSADFCEVRSRSQLDISNPYKVYRLLSDGAHSPVTRGCAPCKEEGILHSQQVPPGEVTEPACKTEEQVGSRLVIEDKDKEQPPRLAQQDSLPPAALPPGPLADHRYQAQDPAHPWGPSPSEDFSNPDFWLHVRLFYGAELVREATARAADGCSLSPRAAAAAAELLLGPPPRVAQVRFPEPPPGARVLRRLLPHLERGVLLWVAPEGVFAKRLCQGRVYWRGPLAPHRARPNKLERERTCQLLDTRRFLAELRAHLQDGRQEPEYQIRLCFGEEYPGPPDQPEERLIMAHVSHLPLQRRTTPSSLPERPLTAPSSPSSAPDLPYDPLIWKTLRVKCMWRGAVTPAHPPTKGVGKGEGWLIAPPPPRRWSQSSRGSSSYTRSSTARCLDGAFPAPHPRQRHSPADAAESALSGCFPLPYPLKQSPQGADPTPALPQLSQGSLGLASLIAQVG encoded by the exons ATGGCCGGCGACCAATGGCGGAGGGACGAAGGGAGGGTCCCCGACAGCAGGCGACTCATGGCGGGGGCCGGGGGTCCTCTGCGCCTCCGCGAATGGCTGGTGGCGCAGATCGAGAGCGGGCGCTACGCCGGGCTGCGCTGGGAGGACGCGGGCAAGACCCTCTTCCGCATCCCCTGGAAGCACGCAGCCAAGCAAGGCTACCAGGCGCAGCAGGACGCGGCGCTCTTCAGG GCCTGGGCCATATACAAGGGCAAGCACCTAGAGGGCGTTGACAAGGAGGACCCCTCCACCTGGAAGACACGGCTCCGCTGTGCCCTCAACAAGAGCGCTGACTTCTGTGAGGTGCGCTCGCGCAGCCAGCTGGACATCTCCAACCCCTACAAGGTCTACCGGCTCCTGTCTGACGGTGCCCACAGCCCAG TTACCAGGGGTTGTGCTCCCTGTAAAGAGGAGGGCATTCTTCATAGCCAGCAGGTGCCCCCTGGAGAAGTGACAGAGCCGGCCTGCAAGACAGAAGAGCAG GTTGGCTCCAGATTAGTCATAGAGGATAAGGACAAGGAGCAGCCCCCCAGGCTGGCCCAGCAGGACTCCCTGCCACCAgctgccctgcccccaggcccTTTGGCTGACCACA gGTACCAGGCTCAGGATCCTGCTCACCCCTGGGGCCCCTCACCTTCTGAGGACTTCAGCAACCCCG ATTTTTGGCTGCACGTGCGACTCTTCTATGGCGCGGAGCTGGTGCGCGAAGCCACAGCGCGCGCGGCCGACGGCTGCAGCCTGAGTCCGCGCgcagccgccgctgccgccgaGCTCCTGCTGGGGCCGCCGCCGCGCGTCGCGCAGGTTCGTTTCCCGGAGCCACCGCCCGGCGCCCGCGTGCTGCGGCGCCTGCTGCCCCACCTGGAGCGCGGAGTGCTGCTCTGGGTGGCGCCCGAGGGCGTCTTCGCCAAGCGCCTGTGCCAGGGCCGTGTGTACTGGCGCGGCCCGCTCGCCCCGCACCGCGCGCGGCCCAACAAACTGGAGCGAGAGCGCACCTGCCAGCTCCTCGACACGCGCCGCTTCCTCGCGG AACTGAGAGCCCACCTGCAGGATGGTCGCCAGGAGCCCGAGTACCAGATCCGGCTGTGCTTTGGCGAGGAGTACCCGGGGCCCCCGGACCAGCCTGAGGAGCGTCTCATTATGGCCCATGTGAGTCACCTCCCACTCCAGCGGAGAACCACACCCTCCAGCCTCCCTGAACGGCCTCTCACTGCGCCCTCCAGTCCCAGCTCCGCCCCGGACCTGCCTTACGACCCTCTGATCTGGAAGACCTTGCGTGTAAAATGCATGTGGAGAGGGGCTGTCACTCCCGCCCACCCCCCAACAAAGGGTGTGGGTAAAGGGGAAGGTTGGCTcattgccccacccccaccccgcaggTGGAGCCAGTCTTCGCGCGGGAGCTCCTCCTACACTCGAAGCTCCACGGCCAGGTGCCTCGATGGCGCGTTCCCAGCCCCGCATCCCCGACAGCGTCACTCACCTGCTGATGCAGCTGAGTCAGCCCTGAGCGGCTGTTTCCCCCTCCCGTACCCTCTAAAGCAGTCCCCACAGGGTGCAGATCCCactccagccctgccccagctGAGCCAGGGATCTTTAGGTCTCGCCTCACTCATCGCCCAGGTAGGTTGA
- the LOC133103475 gene encoding interferon regulatory factor 4-like isoform X3 has translation MAGDQWRRDEGRVPDSRRLMAGAGGPLRLREWLVAQIESGRYAGLRWEDAGKTLFRIPWKHAAKQGYQAQQDAALFRAWAIYKGKHLEGVDKEDPSTWKTRLRCALNKSADFCEVRSRSQLDISNPYKVYRLLSDGAHSPVTRGCAPCKEEGILHSQQVPPGEVTEPACKTEEQVGSRLVIEDKDKEQPPRLAQQDSLPPAALPPGPLADHRYQAQDPAHPWGPSPSEDFSNPDFWLHVRLFYGAELVREATARAADGCSLSPRAAAAAAELLLGPPPRVAQVRFPEPPPGARVLRRLLPHLERGVLLWVAPEGVFAKRLCQGRVYWRGPLAPHRARPNKLERERTCQLLDTRRFLAGGTPHLGPDPTVSVPVELRAHLQDGRQEPEYQIRLCFGEEYPGPPDQPEERLIMAHVEPVFARELLLHSKLHGQVPRWRVPSPASPTASLTC, from the exons ATGGCCGGCGACCAATGGCGGAGGGACGAAGGGAGGGTCCCCGACAGCAGGCGACTCATGGCGGGGGCCGGGGGTCCTCTGCGCCTCCGCGAATGGCTGGTGGCGCAGATCGAGAGCGGGCGCTACGCCGGGCTGCGCTGGGAGGACGCGGGCAAGACCCTCTTCCGCATCCCCTGGAAGCACGCAGCCAAGCAAGGCTACCAGGCGCAGCAGGACGCGGCGCTCTTCAGG GCCTGGGCCATATACAAGGGCAAGCACCTAGAGGGCGTTGACAAGGAGGACCCCTCCACCTGGAAGACACGGCTCCGCTGTGCCCTCAACAAGAGCGCTGACTTCTGTGAGGTGCGCTCGCGCAGCCAGCTGGACATCTCCAACCCCTACAAGGTCTACCGGCTCCTGTCTGACGGTGCCCACAGCCCAG TTACCAGGGGTTGTGCTCCCTGTAAAGAGGAGGGCATTCTTCATAGCCAGCAGGTGCCCCCTGGAGAAGTGACAGAGCCGGCCTGCAAGACAGAAGAGCAG GTTGGCTCCAGATTAGTCATAGAGGATAAGGACAAGGAGCAGCCCCCCAGGCTGGCCCAGCAGGACTCCCTGCCACCAgctgccctgcccccaggcccTTTGGCTGACCACA gGTACCAGGCTCAGGATCCTGCTCACCCCTGGGGCCCCTCACCTTCTGAGGACTTCAGCAACCCCG ATTTTTGGCTGCACGTGCGACTCTTCTATGGCGCGGAGCTGGTGCGCGAAGCCACAGCGCGCGCGGCCGACGGCTGCAGCCTGAGTCCGCGCgcagccgccgctgccgccgaGCTCCTGCTGGGGCCGCCGCCGCGCGTCGCGCAGGTTCGTTTCCCGGAGCCACCGCCCGGCGCCCGCGTGCTGCGGCGCCTGCTGCCCCACCTGGAGCGCGGAGTGCTGCTCTGGGTGGCGCCCGAGGGCGTCTTCGCCAAGCGCCTGTGCCAGGGCCGTGTGTACTGGCGCGGCCCGCTCGCCCCGCACCGCGCGCGGCCCAACAAACTGGAGCGAGAGCGCACCTGCCAGCTCCTCGACACGCGCCGCTTCCTCGCGG GTGGGACGCCCCATCTTGGCCCAGACCCCACAGTCTCGGTGCCCGTAGAACTGAGAGCCCACCTGCAGGATGGTCGCCAGGAGCCCGAGTACCAGATCCGGCTGTGCTTTGGCGAGGAGTACCCGGGGCCCCCGGACCAGCCTGAGGAGCGTCTCATTATGGCCCAT gTGGAGCCAGTCTTCGCGCGGGAGCTCCTCCTACACTCGAAGCTCCACGGCCAGGTGCCTCGATGGCGCGTTCCCAGCCCCGCATCCCCGACAGCGTCACTCACCTGCTGA
- the LOC133103475 gene encoding interferon regulatory factor 4-like isoform X5: protein MAGDQWRRDEGRVPDSRRLMAGAGGPLRLREWLVAQIESGRYAGLRWEDAGKTLFRIPWKHAAKQGYQAQQDAALFRAWAIYKGKHLEGVDKEDPSTWKTRLRCALNKSADFCEVRSRSQLDISNPYKVYRLLSDGAHSPVTRGCAPCKEEGILHSQQVPPGEVTEPACKTEEQVGSRLVIEDKDKEQPPRLAQQDSLPPAALPPGPLADHRYQAQDPAHPWGPSPSEDFSNPDFWLHVRLFYGAELVREATARAADGCSLSPRAAAAAAELLLGPPPRVAQVRFPEPPPGARVLRRLLPHLERGVLLWVAPEGVFAKRLCQGRVYWRGPLAPHRARPNKLERERTCQLLDTRRFLAELRAHLQDGRQEPEYQIRLCFGEEYPGPPDQPEERLIMAHVEPVFARELLLHSKLHGQVPRWRVPSPASPTASLTC from the exons ATGGCCGGCGACCAATGGCGGAGGGACGAAGGGAGGGTCCCCGACAGCAGGCGACTCATGGCGGGGGCCGGGGGTCCTCTGCGCCTCCGCGAATGGCTGGTGGCGCAGATCGAGAGCGGGCGCTACGCCGGGCTGCGCTGGGAGGACGCGGGCAAGACCCTCTTCCGCATCCCCTGGAAGCACGCAGCCAAGCAAGGCTACCAGGCGCAGCAGGACGCGGCGCTCTTCAGG GCCTGGGCCATATACAAGGGCAAGCACCTAGAGGGCGTTGACAAGGAGGACCCCTCCACCTGGAAGACACGGCTCCGCTGTGCCCTCAACAAGAGCGCTGACTTCTGTGAGGTGCGCTCGCGCAGCCAGCTGGACATCTCCAACCCCTACAAGGTCTACCGGCTCCTGTCTGACGGTGCCCACAGCCCAG TTACCAGGGGTTGTGCTCCCTGTAAAGAGGAGGGCATTCTTCATAGCCAGCAGGTGCCCCCTGGAGAAGTGACAGAGCCGGCCTGCAAGACAGAAGAGCAG GTTGGCTCCAGATTAGTCATAGAGGATAAGGACAAGGAGCAGCCCCCCAGGCTGGCCCAGCAGGACTCCCTGCCACCAgctgccctgcccccaggcccTTTGGCTGACCACA gGTACCAGGCTCAGGATCCTGCTCACCCCTGGGGCCCCTCACCTTCTGAGGACTTCAGCAACCCCG ATTTTTGGCTGCACGTGCGACTCTTCTATGGCGCGGAGCTGGTGCGCGAAGCCACAGCGCGCGCGGCCGACGGCTGCAGCCTGAGTCCGCGCgcagccgccgctgccgccgaGCTCCTGCTGGGGCCGCCGCCGCGCGTCGCGCAGGTTCGTTTCCCGGAGCCACCGCCCGGCGCCCGCGTGCTGCGGCGCCTGCTGCCCCACCTGGAGCGCGGAGTGCTGCTCTGGGTGGCGCCCGAGGGCGTCTTCGCCAAGCGCCTGTGCCAGGGCCGTGTGTACTGGCGCGGCCCGCTCGCCCCGCACCGCGCGCGGCCCAACAAACTGGAGCGAGAGCGCACCTGCCAGCTCCTCGACACGCGCCGCTTCCTCGCGG AACTGAGAGCCCACCTGCAGGATGGTCGCCAGGAGCCCGAGTACCAGATCCGGCTGTGCTTTGGCGAGGAGTACCCGGGGCCCCCGGACCAGCCTGAGGAGCGTCTCATTATGGCCCAT gTGGAGCCAGTCTTCGCGCGGGAGCTCCTCCTACACTCGAAGCTCCACGGCCAGGTGCCTCGATGGCGCGTTCCCAGCCCCGCATCCCCGACAGCGTCACTCACCTGCTGA
- the LOC133103475 gene encoding interferon regulatory factor 5-like isoform X4 has product MAEGRREGPRQQATHGGGRGSSAPPRMAGGADRERALRRAALGGRGQDPLPHPLEARSQARLPGAAGRGALQGYQAQDPAHPWGPSPSEDFSNPDFWLHVRLFYGAELVREATARAADGCSLSPRAAAAAAELLLGPPPRVAQVRFPEPPPGARVLRRLLPHLERGVLLWVAPEGVFAKRLCQGRVYWRGPLAPHRARPNKLERERTCQLLDTRRFLAGGTPHLGPDPTVSVPVELRAHLQDGRQEPEYQIRLCFGEEYPGPPDQPEERLIMAHVSHLPLQRRTTPSSLPERPLTAPSSPSSAPDLPYDPLIWKTLRVKCMWRGAVTPAHPPTKGVGKGEGWLIAPPPPRRWSQSSRGSSSYTRSSTARCLDGAFPAPHPRQRHSPADAAESALSGCFPLPYPLKQSPQGADPTPALPQLSQGSLGLASLIAQVG; this is encoded by the exons ATGGCGGAGGGACGAAGGGAGGGTCCCCGACAGCAGGCGACTCATGGCGGGGGCCGGGGGTCCTCTGCGCCTCCGCGAATGGCTGGTGGCGCAGATCGAGAGCGGGCGCTACGCCGGGCTGCGCTGGGAGGACGCGGGCAAGACCCTCTTCCGCATCCCCTGGAAGCACGCAGCCAAGCAAGGCTACCAGGCGCAGCAGGACGCGGCGCTCTTCAGG gGTACCAGGCTCAGGATCCTGCTCACCCCTGGGGCCCCTCACCTTCTGAGGACTTCAGCAACCCCG ATTTTTGGCTGCACGTGCGACTCTTCTATGGCGCGGAGCTGGTGCGCGAAGCCACAGCGCGCGCGGCCGACGGCTGCAGCCTGAGTCCGCGCgcagccgccgctgccgccgaGCTCCTGCTGGGGCCGCCGCCGCGCGTCGCGCAGGTTCGTTTCCCGGAGCCACCGCCCGGCGCCCGCGTGCTGCGGCGCCTGCTGCCCCACCTGGAGCGCGGAGTGCTGCTCTGGGTGGCGCCCGAGGGCGTCTTCGCCAAGCGCCTGTGCCAGGGCCGTGTGTACTGGCGCGGCCCGCTCGCCCCGCACCGCGCGCGGCCCAACAAACTGGAGCGAGAGCGCACCTGCCAGCTCCTCGACACGCGCCGCTTCCTCGCGG GTGGGACGCCCCATCTTGGCCCAGACCCCACAGTCTCGGTGCCCGTAGAACTGAGAGCCCACCTGCAGGATGGTCGCCAGGAGCCCGAGTACCAGATCCGGCTGTGCTTTGGCGAGGAGTACCCGGGGCCCCCGGACCAGCCTGAGGAGCGTCTCATTATGGCCCATGTGAGTCACCTCCCACTCCAGCGGAGAACCACACCCTCCAGCCTCCCTGAACGGCCTCTCACTGCGCCCTCCAGTCCCAGCTCCGCCCCGGACCTGCCTTACGACCCTCTGATCTGGAAGACCTTGCGTGTAAAATGCATGTGGAGAGGGGCTGTCACTCCCGCCCACCCCCCAACAAAGGGTGTGGGTAAAGGGGAAGGTTGGCTcattgccccacccccaccccgcaggTGGAGCCAGTCTTCGCGCGGGAGCTCCTCCTACACTCGAAGCTCCACGGCCAGGTGCCTCGATGGCGCGTTCCCAGCCCCGCATCCCCGACAGCGTCACTCACCTGCTGATGCAGCTGAGTCAGCCCTGAGCGGCTGTTTCCCCCTCCCGTACCCTCTAAAGCAGTCCCCACAGGGTGCAGATCCCactccagccctgccccagctGAGCCAGGGATCTTTAGGTCTCGCCTCACTCATCGCCCAGGTAGGTTGA
- the FOXS1 gene encoding forkhead box protein S1, with product MQQQPPHGPLAPGAEPTKPPYSYIALIAMAIQSSPGQRATLSGIYRYIMGRFAFYRHNRPGWQNSIRHNLSLNECFVKVPRDDRKPGKGSYWTLDPDCHDMFEHGSFLRRRRRFTRRAGAEGAKGPAKVRRRPLRATSQDLGAPDAATGMQCPFPLEPPEPKGLSFGGLVGALPASVCPATTNARPRPPSEPKEMPTPKPAGPGELPVATSSSPSPTFGFPASFSEAEGFSKAPAPILTSEATIGSSYQCRLQALNFCMGTDPGLEHLLASAAPSPAPPTPPASLRAPLPLPADPKEPWVAGSFPVQGSSSYPLGLTSCLYRTPGMFFFE from the coding sequence ATGCAGCAGCAGCCCCCACACGGGCCCCTGGCCCCTGGGGCCGAGCCGACCAAGCCTCCCTACAGCTACATCGCCCTGATTGCCATGGCCATCCAGAGCTCACCGGGGCAGCGGGCCACGCTCAGTGGCATCTACCGCTACATCATGGGCCGCTTCGCCTTCTACCGCCACAACCGGCCCGGCTGGCAGAATAGCATCCGCCACAACCTGTCCCTCAACGAGTGCTTTGTCAAGGTTCCCCGTGATGATCGCAAACCGGGCAAGGGCAGCTACTGGACGCTGGACCCCGACTGCCATGACATGTTCGAGCACGGCAGCTTCCTGCGCCGACGCCGGCGCTTCACCCGACGGGCAGGCGCCGAGGGCGCCAAGGGCCCCGCCAAGGTGCGCCGCAGACCCCTCCGAGCCACCAGCCAGGACCTAGGAGCCCCCGACGCTGCGACTGGCATGCAATGCCCGTTCCCACTGGAGCCGCCAGAGCCCAAGGGCCTAAGCTTTGGGGGTCTGGTGGGGGCCTTGCCAGCCAGTGTGTGCCCGGCCACCACCAATGCCAGGCCTCGGCCACCCTCGGAGCCCAAGGAGATGCCCACGCCCAAACCTGCAGGTCCAGGGGAGCTCCCCGTGGCCACCTCATCTTCCCCGAGCCCCACATTTGGCTTTCCTGCCAGCTTCTCTGAGGCTGAGGGGTTTAGCAAGGCCCCTGCCCCCATCTTGACCTCCGAGGCCACCATCGGGAGCAGCTACCAGTGCCGGCTGCAGGCGCTGAATTTCTGCATGGGGACTGATCCTGGCCTTGAGCACCTCTTGGCctcagcagccccctcccctgcaccACCCACCCCTCCAGCCTCTCTCCGGGCCCCGCTGCCCCTGCCAGCTGACCCCAAGGAACCCTGGGTTGCAGGCAGCTTCCCTGTGCAGGGAAGCTCCAGCTACCCATTGGGGCTGACCTCCTGCCTATACCGGACGCCAGGAATGTTCTTCTTTGAGTGA